The segment GTGTTTGATGTGGACCAATGCCTTACTACCTGCACGAAAATATTACCATGCATCGATGCTTTCGAGGCTAAAGGTATGCAAATTATATAGGTAGTTTTCTGTGATGAacaacgataaaaagaaagattgtattaaatatatcccATCTTTAAAGTTAATTTGAAATCTGTGTGTTAAACAAGCatcaatcaatttttaattttgtgtaGATTGCAGAGGAAGTTACTAAATTATTGGAATTAAAAGCTCAACTGGGAGAAAAAAATGGCGAGGCACCTTCCAAGCTTCTTCTGAAAACACCTAAAGGTACAAGGGATTATGGTCCTGAACAAATGGCACTACGACTTACAGTATTGGATAAAATAGTTGCAGTGTTTAAAAAGCATGGTGCAGAAACAATAGATACTCCTATATTTGAACGGAAAGTATGCAAAAATTGTCCATTATGATTTGAGTAACCAGATTTTCTGTTCcatattttaagtaaaaattatttccaatttAGGAAGTTTTAACAGGGAAGTATGGAGAAGATTCAAAGTTGATCTATGACTTGAAGGATCAAGGTGGAGAAATTTTGTCCCTTAGATATGACTTAACTGTACCCTTTGCTAGATATCTGGCCATGGGAAAAATCTCTTCCATAAAAAGGTATCATGTTGCAAAAGTTTATCGAAGGGACAATCCATCTACGACAAGGGGTAGATACAGAGAGTTCTACCAATGCGTAAGTTCAATAAGATATATTAAGAATAATGTTGTTGATGAACCTATCATTGATATTTGATCTTCTCCATATCAAAGGATTTCGACATAGCGGGGCAGTACGACCCTATGATACCAGATGCAGAATGCATACGCATTATTTCCGAGGCATTACAATCTCTGGATGTAGGACCTTATACAATTAGATTGAACCACAGATTGCTATTGGATGGTATATTTGCTGCCTGTGGTGTTCCAAGTAATAAATTTCGTGCTGTGTGTTCTGCTATTGATAAACTGGATAAAAATTCGTGGTcagaagtaaaaaaagaaataattgaagaGAAAGGTCTGGATGAATCCAGTACTGACAAAATTGGCATTTACGTGTCGCGATTCGGTGgaatagaattaatttctgAGCTAAAGGAAGACAGCGAATTAATGAAATACGAATCGGCGACGAAAGGCCTTGAATCTATGGAATTATTA is part of the Bombus fervidus isolate BK054 chromosome 7, iyBomFerv1, whole genome shotgun sequence genome and harbors:
- the Hisrs gene encoding histidine--tRNA ligase isoform X3; translation: MADEIDEKLLEQVKQQGEIVRKLKAAKANNVQIAEEVTKLLELKAQLGEKNGEAPSKLLLKTPKGTRDYGPEQMALRLTVLDKIVAVFKKHGAETIDTPIFERKEVLTGKYGEDSKLIYDLKDQGGEILSLRYDLTVPFARYLAMGKISSIKRYHVAKVYRRDNPSTTRGRYREFYQCDFDIAGQYDPMIPDAECIRIISEALQSLDVGPYTIRLNHRLLLDGIFAACGVPSNKFRAVCSAIDKLDKNSWSEVKKEIIEEKGLDESSTDKIGIYVSRFGGIELISELKEDSELMKYESATKGLESMELLYKYCNILQVTDKVTFDLSLARGLDYYTGVIFEAILTGDDVGVGSVAGGGRYDNLVGMFDSKHKSIPCVGLSLGVERIFNVLETKLNKEGVKTRTTEVEVFVATAQKNLHEERMKLLSILWDAGVKAEQSYKRNVKLLAQLQYCEESGIPLVIIIGEGELARGELTLRDVMSRTEISIPRAHLIDEIRKRL
- the Hisrs gene encoding histidine--tRNA ligase isoform X2; its protein translation is MTGSFVMLCLMWTNALLPARKYYHASMLSRLKIAEEVTKLLELKAQLGEKNGEAPSKLLLKTPKGTRDYGPEQMALRLTVLDKIVAVFKKHGAETIDTPIFERKEVLTGKYGEDSKLIYDLKDQGGEILSLRYDLTVPFARYLAMGKISSIKRYHVAKVYRRDNPSTTRGRYREFYQCDFDIAGQYDPMIPDAECIRIISEALQSLDVGPYTIRLNHRLLLDGIFAACGVPSNKFRAVCSAIDKLDKNSWSEVKKEIIEEKGLDESSTDKIGIYVSRFGGIELISELKEDSELMKYESATKGLESMELLYKYCNILQVTDKVTFDLSLARGLDYYTGVIFEAILTGDDVGVGSVAGGGRYDNLVGMFDSKHKSIPCVGLSLGVERIFNVLETKLNKEGVKTRTTEVEVFVATAQKNLHEERMKLLSILWDAGVKAEQSYKRNVKLLAQLQYCEESGIPLVIIIGEGELARGELTLRDVMSRTEISIPRAHLIDEIRKRL